One segment of Daphnia magna isolate NIES linkage group LG2, ASM2063170v1.1, whole genome shotgun sequence DNA contains the following:
- the LOC123470070 gene encoding serine/threonine-protein kinase/endoribonuclease ire-1-like, translating to MNNDLLYLATELCLCSVEDLLDPALEKKILMKKEILDELQAKEILRQATRGLNYLHQNNFIHRNIKPNNFLIQDVNKTGGSSCRFVVKITDFRLTRKRDPSTKEFLSGSAASQGWEAPESRNQEKELSTKLDVFILGCFYHYVLIALSKNGDNNGKSRHPFGDNEAQRVPNIQNLNYSVYKDKPPFNPENKDEEEVTKLIKLMLKFKEDERPTLQKVLDSSYYNPAEDYKLYEDYQSPGLCVIFNQQVFRFEKKEP from the exons ATGAACAATGACTTATT GTACCTTGCAACAGAACTCTGTCTGTGTTCCGTGGAAGATCTTTTAGATCCAGCtctcgaaaagaaaattttgatgaaaaaagaaattctggaTGAGTTGCAAGCGAAAGAAATCCTGCGCCAGGCAACAAGAGGGCTCAATTACTTACACCAGAACAACTTTATCCACCGCAACATCAAGCCCAATAACTTTCTAATTCAGGATGTCAATAAGACAGGCGGCAGCTCTTGCCGATTTGTGGTTAAAATAACTGACTTTCGTCTGACCAGGAAACGTGATCCTTCTACAAAAGAATTTCTATCAGGATCTGCTGCATCACAAGGATGGGAGGCACCGGAAAGCAGAAACCAGGAAAAGGAGCTCAGTACAAAATTGGATGTCTTTATTCTCGGTTGTTTCTATCACTATGTCCTAATTGCGCTGTCGAAGAATGGAGACAACAACGGAAAGTCCAGACATCCATTTGGCGACAATGAAGCTCAGCGTGTGCCAAACATTCAGAATTTAAATTATTCTGTCTATAAGGACAAACCTCCATTCAATCCCGAAAATAAGGACGAGGAAGAGGTGACAAAGCTTATAAAGCTGATGTTGAAGTTCAAAGAAGACGAACGCCCAACATTACAAAAAGTTCTAGACAGTTCCTATTACAATCCTGCTGAAGATTACAAGTTATACGAGGATTATCAGTCACCTGGTCTTTGTGTTATCTTTAATCAGCAggtttttcgttttgaaaaaaaag aaCCGTGA
- the LOC116936077 gene encoding uncharacterized protein LOC116936077 isoform X4 codes for MSSNLVKDPHASSSRTERNETPATLQEETPQNNAPNETTSADEGVKEPVYPGSKLFRVNIGSQNAPEYSQLSHEKNKRKIFDGFYNCDVPVAILKILRNNHSGTTQKELERECQILKELEVHENFIRYIAHEWDEDFEYIATERCLFSVADLLDTDHMREVSIKNEILKELGAKEILRQATRGLHYLHQNDFIHRNIKPNNFLIKEINKIGDSPRRFVVKITDFRITRKRNPNPSQQDFLSGSVASQGWEAPESKNEKKELSTKLDVFILGCFYHYVMIALSKNEANKEKPKHPFGNENSRPGNICNDKYFVYKDDESEDQKNHLFVPDDKDEDEKEVAKLIKRMLKYDEDERPTLFEVLESSYFKPSGNYEMYEDNDQTKKPGLCVIFNVQIFQNGQNREGSDMDRDALKDTFNKLGFDTAIYNDIKSFDLKSEIKSLAKLNFKDYGCLVVCLLSHGIENAILCSDRRYVNINELKYEFSLNKCPTLYGKPKIFIVQACQGSLSQSETGIVAPPVNPESNDDQNSSGESVSSPSTVQLRNKDVKHTYSAEQLKEMKILDDARRNPPLMDFITIKATLPGFLCYRNKKKGSRFIRSLCKALSQEYLDKIPDEGTQHLEDLLRCVQVEINAYSEKLEKNSNIQKKNYWQTMTWEVCLSKHIRFRKGVTEGKDVELR; via the exons ATGTCATCCAACCTGGTAAAAGACCCACACGCTTCGTCCAGTAGAACCGAACGAAATGAAACACCAGCCACATTACAAGAAGAGACTCCGCAAAATAATGCGCCAAATGAAACCACTTCAGCTGATG AGGGAGTAAAAGAACCAGTTTATCCAGGAAGTAAGCTTTTCCGGGTTAACATTGGAAGCCAAAACGCTCCCGAATATTCGCAACTTTCTCACgagaaaaacaagagaaaaatctTTGATGGGTTCTACAACTGCGATGTTCCAGTTGCCATCTTAAAAATACTACGGAATAACCACAGCGGTACAACCCAAAAAGAACTTGAGCGAGAATGTCAAATATTGAAAGAATTGGAGGTCCACGAAAATTTTATCCGATATATTGCTCACGAATGGGACGAGGATTTCGA ATACATTGCAACAGAGCGCTGTCTGTTTTCTGTGGCGGATCTTCTAGATACAGACCACATGAGGGAAGTttcaatcaaaaatgaaattcttaaGGAGTTAGGAGCGAAAGAAATCCTGCGACAAGCAACAAGAGGGCTTCATTACTTGCACCAAAACGACTTTATCCATCGCAACATCAAGCCTAATAATTTTCTTATCAAGGAAATTAATAAAATAGGCGACAGCCCTCGCCGATTTGTGGTTAAAATAACAGATTTTCGTATAACCAGGAAGCGTAATCCTAATCCTTCTCAACAAGATTTTCTATCGGGATCTGTCGCATCACAAGGATGGGAAGCACCGGAAAgcaaaaacgagaaaaaagagCTCAGTACAAAATTGGATGTCTTTATTCTCGGTTGTTTCTATCACTATGTCATGATTGCACTGTCGAAGAATGAAGCCAACAAGGAAAAGCCGAAACATCCATTCGGCAACGAAAATTCACGCCCGGGCAACATTTGCAATGACAAATATTTCGTCTATAAAGACGATGAAAGCGAAGATCAAAAAAACCATCTATTCGTTCCTGATGATAAGGATGAGGACGAAAAAGAGGTAGCAAAGCTGATAAAGCGGATGTTAAAGTACGACGAGGATGAGCGTCCAACATTATTTGAAGTCCTTGAAAGTTCTTATTTCAAACCTTCCGGAAATTACGAGATGTACGAAGATAATGATCAAACAAAGAAACCCGGTCTTTGTGTTATCTTTAATGtgcaaatttttcaaaatggtcAG aATCGTGAGGGGAGCGACATGGACCGAGATGCGTTAAAGGATACGTTTAACAAACTGGGTTTCGACACGGCAATTTATAATGATATAAAATCCTTTGATTTGAAATCTGAAATCAAGAGTCTGGCCAAACTAAATTTCAAAGATTATGGTTGCCTAGTTGTATGTCTTTTGTCTCACGGTATTGAGAACGCAATCCTATGCTCCGATCGTAGATACGTAAACATAAATGAACTAAAATACGAGTTCTCTTTGAATAAGTGCCCCACCCTCTATGGCAAACCCAAAATCTTCATCGTTCAGGCTTGTCAGGGAAGCCTGAGTCAGAGTGAAACGGGAATAGTTGCTCCACCCGTCAATCCAGAATCCAACGACGACCAGAATTCTTCCG GTGAATCGGTATCATCACCTTCCACAGTTCAATTGAGAAACAAGGACGTAAAGCATACCTATAGCGCAGAACAGTTGAAAGAGATGAAAATTTTGGACGACGCTCGCAGGAATCCTCCGCTTATGGATTTCATAACAATCAAGGCAACTCTACCTGGTTTCCTATGCTaccgaaataaaaaaaagggtagcCGTTTCATTCGAAGTCTCTGTAAGGCTTTGTCTCAAGAATATTTGGATAAAATACCGGATGAAGGTACACAACACCTGGAAGACTTATTAAGATGTGTCCAGGTTGAAATCAACGCATATTCAgagaaattggaaaaaaattcaaatatacAGAAGAAAAACTACTGGCAAACTATGACATGGGAAGTATGCCTGAGCAAACACATTCGATTTCGCAAAGGTGTAACCGAAGGCAAAGACGTTGAATTGCGTTGA